A region from the Streptomyces tsukubensis genome encodes:
- a CDS encoding isopenicillin N synthase family dioxygenase encodes MALDRIPVVDLRPWHSGDRTARDQLADRVDRALGATGFLLVADESTEPGLPGRLRAAAHDFFHLPPAVKARYAQNAGRRGWIGPDRVAAARSEGGDTPPDLLEVWSCTASTAAGSDRTARLPRQWPDEAPALLPLVTEYTERMRALADTLLEVMATALDRPADFFTRHTARPHWDFTVNRYPPADETGPAAPGQFRVGPHTDFGLITLLDRQPGKGGLQIHDDGEGWRDAPYEPGTVTLNIGDLMARWSGDRWRSGRHRVLPPPPAAPQEELTSLVYFHSCAPETGITSLPAPLGRRTYAPVLAGEYFRSKLESIQKGQDR; translated from the coding sequence ATGGCCCTTGACCGCATTCCCGTCGTCGACCTCCGCCCCTGGCACTCGGGTGATCGCACGGCCCGGGACCAACTCGCGGACCGTGTCGACCGGGCCCTCGGGGCCACCGGATTCCTCCTGGTGGCCGACGAGAGTACGGAACCCGGCCTGCCCGGCCGGCTGCGCGCCGCCGCCCACGACTTCTTCCATCTCCCCCCGGCCGTCAAGGCACGCTACGCGCAGAACGCGGGCCGGCGCGGGTGGATCGGCCCGGACCGGGTGGCCGCCGCCCGGTCCGAGGGCGGGGACACCCCGCCCGATCTGCTGGAGGTCTGGTCCTGTACGGCGAGCACCGCCGCGGGCTCGGACCGTACGGCACGCCTGCCCCGGCAGTGGCCCGACGAGGCCCCGGCCCTGCTTCCGCTGGTCACCGAGTACACCGAGCGGATGCGCGCACTTGCTGACACCCTCCTGGAGGTCATGGCCACGGCCCTGGACCGGCCGGCCGACTTCTTCACCCGCCACACGGCCCGCCCGCACTGGGACTTCACCGTCAACCGGTACCCGCCGGCCGACGAGACCGGTCCCGCCGCCCCCGGACAGTTCCGGGTCGGACCGCACACCGACTTCGGGCTCATCACCCTCCTGGACCGGCAGCCGGGAAAGGGCGGCCTGCAGATCCACGACGACGGGGAAGGCTGGCGGGACGCTCCGTACGAACCGGGCACGGTCACCCTCAACATCGGTGATCTGATGGCCCGCTGGAGCGGGGACCGCTGGCGCTCGGGCCGCCACCGTGTCCTGCCCCCGCCGCCCGCCGCCCCGCAGGAGGAGCTGACCTCACTGGTGTACTTCCACTCCTGCGCACCGGAGACCGGAATCACCTCCCTGCCGGCTCCCCTCGGCCGCCGTACCTACGCTCCCGTGCTCGCGGGCGAGTACTTCCGCAGCAAGCTGGAGTCCATCCAGAAGGGGCAGGACCGTTGA
- a CDS encoding tannase/feruloyl esterase family alpha/beta hydrolase, giving the protein MVRTQHRTRLVTLMSTLLLAGLLPAAGAGAAGPACAGDRLHVPGAEHVVGHCPDDLTTAGLLPLGLTNPADYDRLHASNTAAPSPVPGIQLDGYFPDTSTTNTNNGWNHDSQFVIRLPKRWNGGLVVAGPPGIRRQYANDRIISDQVLARGFAYAATDKGNTGPQLYRDGAQPGDAIVEWHFRFTQLTLAARRVAARHYGRPATRTYAAGLSAAGYLVRRQLEHFPHLYTGGIDWNGLLLTRDEPGLLAHLPAALRAYPRWERQEPGAADAMYAAGYPKGSEALWKAHYLTQWDLLQRVFREELDPEYDGPAQAGTPFCPEGTGAGCDTDYDYASRPARVHDTVERASLTGRIGRPLITLQGTLDVMLPISHTGDVYSGMVDDAGRGALHRYYRIQDGTHTDGFHDLAPGTVRPMLPCFTAAFDALVAWTTRGVAPPPGRTVPRPADGTATGCGL; this is encoded by the coding sequence ATGGTCCGTACGCAACACCGCACCCGTCTTGTCACCCTGATGTCCACCCTGCTCCTGGCCGGGCTCCTCCCCGCAGCCGGTGCCGGTGCCGCGGGCCCCGCCTGTGCGGGGGACCGGCTGCACGTACCCGGTGCCGAGCACGTGGTCGGCCACTGCCCCGACGATCTGACCACGGCCGGTCTGCTCCCGCTCGGCCTCACCAACCCGGCCGACTACGACAGGCTGCACGCGTCGAACACCGCCGCCCCTTCGCCGGTGCCCGGTATCCAGCTCGACGGCTACTTCCCCGACACCTCCACCACCAACACCAACAACGGCTGGAACCACGACAGCCAGTTCGTCATCCGGCTGCCGAAACGCTGGAACGGCGGCCTGGTCGTCGCGGGCCCGCCCGGAATCCGCCGCCAGTACGCCAACGACCGGATCATCAGCGACCAGGTGCTGGCGAGAGGATTCGCGTACGCCGCCACGGACAAGGGCAACACCGGCCCCCAGCTGTACCGGGACGGAGCGCAGCCGGGCGACGCGATCGTGGAGTGGCACTTCCGGTTCACCCAGCTGACCCTCGCCGCCCGGCGGGTCGCCGCCCGCCACTACGGCCGCCCGGCCACCCGGACGTACGCCGCCGGTCTCTCCGCCGCCGGATATCTGGTCCGCCGCCAGCTGGAACACTTCCCGCACCTCTACACCGGCGGAATCGACTGGAACGGCCTGCTCCTCACCCGGGACGAGCCCGGCCTGCTGGCCCATCTGCCCGCCGCTCTCCGGGCCTATCCCCGCTGGGAACGGCAGGAGCCCGGCGCCGCCGATGCCATGTACGCCGCGGGCTACCCCAAAGGATCCGAAGCCCTGTGGAAGGCGCACTACCTGACCCAGTGGGACCTTCTGCAGCGCGTCTTCCGCGAGGAACTCGACCCCGAGTACGACGGCCCCGCCCAAGCGGGCACACCGTTCTGCCCGGAAGGCACCGGCGCGGGCTGCGACACCGACTACGACTACGCCTCCCGGCCCGCCCGGGTCCACGACACGGTGGAGCGGGCCTCGCTGACCGGCCGCATCGGACGGCCGCTGATCACCCTCCAGGGCACCCTCGACGTCATGCTGCCGATCAGCCACACCGGCGATGTGTACAGCGGGATGGTTGACGATGCGGGGCGCGGCGCCCTGCACCGCTACTACCGGATCCAGGACGGCACCCACACCGACGGCTTCCACGACCTCGCGCCCGGGACCGTCCGGCCGATGCTGCCCTGCTTCACCGCGGCCTTCGACGCCCTGGTCGCCTGGACCACCCGGGGGGTCGCCCCGCCGCCCGGCCGTACCGTGCCCCGGCCCGCCGACGGCACGGCCACCGGCTGCGGCCTCTGA
- a CDS encoding TolB family protein, translating into MERVSVATDEGYGAASITPDGRSIVFMSLANGPQQGGNAVYVRDRRAGQTRTEPMVEGWTPAISGDGKQVAANAPRQGMTAERIQQHSLDLGLLPVTCGRCNQPSLSADGRYLAHGSLRYPGWLRNVVVADRNGGHQIIASFGHSAPARPSISGDGRYVAYQDLAYQNEGVYLWDRTTGTTSAPLEGPSKSASLVQLSDNGSKVVYLSGPDTYVHDTGSGTAQVVPGVTGVAIDPTGRYLLYAPNGTSGPSLVLRDLLTGTDETVSDQPATAEVDSVSADGRDVVFQSAADGIVPGDTNGKPDVFVRSFF; encoded by the coding sequence GTGGAGAGGGTCAGCGTTGCGACCGACGAAGGCTACGGTGCCGCGTCGATCACCCCCGACGGCCGCAGCATCGTCTTCATGTCACTGGCGAACGGCCCGCAACAAGGCGGCAACGCGGTGTACGTCCGCGACCGGCGGGCGGGGCAGACCAGGACCGAGCCCATGGTCGAGGGCTGGACCCCGGCGATCAGCGGCGACGGGAAACAGGTCGCCGCCAATGCTCCGCGGCAGGGGATGACCGCCGAGCGGATCCAGCAGCATTCGCTGGACCTGGGACTGCTTCCCGTCACCTGCGGCCGCTGCAACCAGCCGTCGCTGAGTGCGGACGGCCGCTACCTCGCCCACGGCAGCCTGCGCTATCCGGGATGGCTCCGGAACGTCGTGGTCGCGGACCGCAACGGCGGTCACCAGATCATCGCCTCTTTCGGCCACTCCGCTCCGGCCCGGCCGTCCATCAGCGGCGACGGCCGCTATGTCGCCTACCAGGACCTCGCCTACCAGAACGAAGGCGTCTATCTGTGGGACCGGACCACCGGCACCACTTCGGCGCCGCTGGAGGGCCCGTCCAAGAGCGCGTCGCTCGTCCAGCTCAGCGACAACGGCAGCAAGGTCGTCTACCTCTCCGGCCCCGACACCTACGTCCACGACACCGGCTCGGGCACCGCCCAAGTGGTGCCGGGTGTTACGGGCGTGGCCATCGACCCCACCGGCCGCTATCTGCTGTACGCCCCGAACGGCACGAGCGGACCGTCGCTCGTGCTGCGCGACCTCCTGACGGGCACCGACGAGACGGTCTCCGACCAGCCCGCCACCGCCGAGGTCGACTCGGTGAGCGCCGACGGGCGCGACGTGGTCTTCCAGTCCGCGGCCGACGGCATCGTCCCCGGCGACACCAACGGCAAGCCCGACGTCTTCGTCCGCAGCTTCTTCTGA
- a CDS encoding Lrp/AsnC family transcriptional regulator, whose translation MVDSGGVDRLDELLLRALQLDGRAHFSGIARDLGVSERTLGRRYRRLCALGLRVVGRPVASRLGLTRWLLRLHCAPDAAGTVAEALARRPETSWVTLAAGGSELYCAVDVRAADGSDAPLLRKLSRTPQVLSLSAHCMLHVFAGATSTWHATRFRPERTPPAADSGAPLPLDAADRALFTELSRDGRATVPELAAAAGLSPSSVRRRLDRLRDGGALSFGVDFDPRLAGYHLITRLWLDVSPARLHTVGRALAADPRIAFAAAVTGDANLVASGVFRDPAELYTYIDRDVGPLPGVHTLRTAPTLREVKRLALGVR comes from the coding sequence GTGGTGGATTCCGGCGGCGTGGACCGGCTCGACGAACTGCTGCTCCGGGCCCTCCAGCTCGACGGCCGGGCCCACTTCAGCGGGATCGCACGCGATCTCGGCGTTTCCGAGCGCACCCTCGGCCGCCGCTACCGGCGGCTGTGCGCCCTGGGGCTGCGCGTCGTCGGCCGGCCCGTGGCGTCCCGTCTCGGTCTGACCCGCTGGCTGCTGCGGCTGCACTGCGCCCCGGACGCCGCCGGAACGGTCGCCGAGGCCCTCGCCCGCCGCCCCGAAACCTCCTGGGTCACCCTGGCGGCCGGGGGTTCCGAGCTGTACTGCGCCGTGGACGTCCGCGCCGCCGACGGGTCCGACGCGCCGCTGTTGCGGAAGCTGTCGCGCACCCCGCAGGTGCTGTCCCTGAGCGCCCACTGCATGCTCCATGTCTTCGCGGGAGCCACCAGCACCTGGCACGCGACGCGCTTCCGCCCCGAGCGCACCCCGCCCGCGGCGGATTCCGGCGCGCCGCTTCCCCTGGACGCCGCCGACCGGGCCCTGTTCACCGAGCTGTCCCGCGACGGCCGGGCCACCGTGCCCGAACTCGCCGCGGCCGCCGGGCTCTCCCCCTCCAGCGTGCGGCGCCGTCTGGACCGTCTCCGCGACGGGGGTGCTCTGAGCTTCGGCGTCGACTTCGACCCCCGGCTGGCCGGCTACCACCTGATCACCCGGCTCTGGCTGGACGTCTCCCCCGCCCGTCTCCACACCGTCGGCCGGGCCCTCGCCGCCGACCCCCGGATCGCCTTCGCCGCCGCCGTCACCGGCGATGCGAACCTGGTGGCCAGCGGCGTCTTCCGCGATCCGGCCGAGCTGTACACGTACATCGACCGGGACGTCGGCCCGCTCCCGGGCGTCCATACGCTCCGGACGGCCCCGACCCTCCGCGAGGTCAAACGGCTGGCTCTGGGCGTGCGCTGA
- a CDS encoding rhomboid-like protein, whose protein sequence is MRAFSRLRSNHRARSLAAAVRTGAARVRAYVRSAPGTYLWLAVLFVTTVLVHFMSPEFETEFLRRRSTNIEQLSTDPVRVLISSALWIDGGGWLSYAVLYSVFHAPAERWLGTLRWAVVAVTAHVLATFASQGALLWAIRHGLAPESAADTLDFGVSYALAGVVGVLVYHIAAPWRYVYLAGVLIVYGLPLVTGHTFTDLGHFVSVLIGLACLPLTRGRGPAWDPMDTVGRVRDGLRRRKEPGGGAHG, encoded by the coding sequence GCCGCCGTCCGTACGGGTGCCGCCCGGGTCCGGGCCTATGTGCGCAGCGCCCCGGGCACCTATCTCTGGCTGGCGGTTCTCTTCGTCACCACCGTCCTCGTGCATTTCATGTCGCCGGAGTTCGAGACCGAGTTCCTGCGGCGGCGCTCCACCAATATCGAGCAGCTGTCGACGGATCCGGTACGGGTGCTGATCTCCAGCGCCCTGTGGATCGACGGCGGAGGGTGGCTCTCCTATGCCGTGCTGTACTCCGTCTTCCACGCACCGGCGGAGCGCTGGCTGGGCACACTCCGCTGGGCGGTGGTCGCCGTCACCGCCCATGTGCTGGCCACGTTCGCCAGTCAGGGCGCTCTGCTGTGGGCGATCCGCCACGGTCTGGCGCCGGAGTCCGCGGCCGACACGCTGGACTTCGGGGTGAGCTATGCGCTCGCGGGTGTCGTCGGCGTACTCGTCTACCACATCGCGGCGCCCTGGCGGTACGTGTATCTGGCGGGGGTGCTGATCGTCTACGGGCTTCCGCTGGTCACCGGGCACACCTTCACCGACCTCGGCCACTTCGTCTCCGTGCTGATCGGTCTGGCCTGCCTGCCGCTGACCCGGGGCCGGGGGCCTGCGTGGGACCCGATGGACACGGTCGGCCGGGTGCGGGACGGTCTGCGCCGCCGGAAGGAGCCCGGCGGCGGGGCACACGGGTGA